One Nitrospira sp. DNA window includes the following coding sequences:
- a CDS encoding Tetratricopeptide TPR_2: MVEFHDPSQAANNTILTTEELIIMNIGLRTRSFTIGMVLLGVLTGCAQDQRWRSAMQEGNAAMRSGDYTHAEESFVAARKEAETLDPQGKRMAETLSQLGEVNRELGRYPRAETLFQEALAIRERVYGPDHGETAASLTDLGELYRLQGLYVQSEALHQRAREIREKVFGADNSKTAESLNNIAVVYQDQRRFADAEPVLQRALAIFEKQLGPEHSLTAITRDNLAKMYQAQGQHARAMPLYQRALTIHEKAFGPHHPIVARNLENLGDTYRAQNQYPQAEALYQRAVSIFKKSLGSDHVETAQAMSRLGQLYELQGLYSQAEPLFQQAIAIREKQQGAENPHVADEIKNLASLYQSQNRLEQSEDLYKQALGIYERSSGYDLEAYAKTLKNYASLLRRKQRSGEAERLEERAKVVLKRLSLESQNKGKTAADVPPAP; encoded by the coding sequence TTGGTTGAATTCCACGACCCAAGTCAAGCCGCAAACAACACCATCCTCACCACCGAAGAGTTGATCATCATGAATATTGGATTGCGCACCCGCTCTTTTACCATCGGCATGGTCCTGTTGGGTGTCCTCACTGGTTGTGCGCAGGATCAGCGCTGGCGTTCCGCCATGCAAGAGGGTAATGCCGCCATGCGGTCCGGCGACTATACCCATGCGGAGGAATCGTTCGTGGCGGCCCGTAAGGAGGCGGAAACTCTCGACCCACAGGGCAAGCGAATGGCCGAGACCTTGAGCCAACTGGGCGAAGTCAATCGGGAGTTGGGCCGCTATCCGCGAGCCGAGACGCTCTTTCAGGAGGCGCTGGCGATCAGAGAACGGGTCTATGGGCCGGACCATGGCGAGACGGCGGCTAGTCTCACGGATTTAGGTGAACTGTACCGGTTGCAGGGGCTCTATGTGCAATCGGAGGCACTCCATCAACGGGCCAGGGAAATTCGCGAGAAGGTCTTCGGCGCGGACAACAGCAAGACGGCGGAGAGTCTGAACAACATCGCCGTCGTCTATCAGGATCAACGGCGTTTCGCCGATGCCGAGCCGGTGTTGCAGCGGGCGCTCGCGATTTTCGAAAAGCAGTTGGGGCCGGAACATAGCCTCACGGCCATCACGCGCGACAACCTGGCGAAGATGTACCAGGCGCAGGGGCAACATGCCCGCGCCATGCCGCTCTATCAGCGCGCCCTCACGATTCATGAAAAGGCCTTCGGTCCCCACCATCCCATCGTGGCCAGGAACCTTGAAAACCTGGGAGATACCTATCGGGCTCAGAATCAATATCCCCAGGCCGAAGCGCTGTATCAGCGCGCGGTCAGCATCTTCAAGAAGTCCCTTGGAAGCGACCATGTGGAGACAGCCCAGGCGATGAGCCGTCTGGGGCAACTCTACGAGCTGCAGGGCCTCTATTCGCAGGCAGAGCCGCTCTTTCAGCAGGCGATCGCCATTCGAGAGAAGCAGCAGGGGGCGGAGAATCCTCATGTGGCCGACGAGATCAAGAATCTGGCCTCGCTGTATCAATCCCAGAATCGATTGGAACAGTCCGAAGACCTCTATAAGCAGGCGCTGGGCATCTATGAGCGGTCCTCGGGGTATGATCTGGAAGCCTACGCCAAAACCTTGAAGAACTACGCTTCCCTGCTGAGACGGAAACAGCGATCCGGCGAGGCCGAACGTTTGGAGGAACGGGCCAAAGTGGTGCTGAAGCGCCTGTCCTTGGAGAGTCAGAACAAGGGGAAAACCGCTGCAGATGTTCCTCCCGCACCCTGA
- a CDS encoding putative dihydroflavonol-4-reductase, whose product MPPVTNSSPTTPDSRPLRIALIGAGRHAQHHARAIVRCPGVQFVAVADPSDAALAAMRDIAPGIGCFKTPEELFASEQLDVVHIITPPASHAPLARMALKAGCHIYVEKPFTESVEDAQQILETAKAKGLRVCAGHQLLYEPPTRLLTQYLPAIGRVVHVESYFSFRTVRHAPGGRKVLRADHQLLDILPHPVYLLLQVLEQAGEGHTELLSLEVSQAGTVHALVRRGGVTGTLIVTLEGRPVESYLRVIGRNGSLFADYVRSTTQRAIGPGSSGIDKLFAPYRQAWQLLVGTTSAMANRFLKRQRSYPGLAELFSAFYESARSGGPSPLSPESLLETVRICERVAQALKVGEAKALAAAAPRPVDSRGVLVTGGTGFLGKEIVRALLSRGRPVRVVARRDPSPWERVAGAEYVVADVATGVATHFFKGVDTVIHAAAETAGGWPEHQRNSLDATEHMVRGAAAAGIAHFVHVSSLAVLAQGTGRPIGDDHPLEPDSKGSGPYVWGKLESERLAVQLGKELGLSVKVVRPGALVDYRDFDPPGRLGKRLGNIFVAVGSASDRLGVVDVGFSGRFLAWMTDAWDAVPSPLNLLDPVSPTKRELLDRLRLANPDLTVIWLPTVVLVPLSWLATLAQKVLRPGKPAIDVAKVFSVLPYDTFRIAQLASQVDQPADRR is encoded by the coding sequence ATGCCGCCCGTGACGAACTCTAGCCCTACAACTCCGGATTCACGTCCGCTACGAATCGCCCTCATCGGCGCAGGCCGCCATGCGCAGCACCATGCCCGCGCGATTGTGCGCTGTCCCGGCGTTCAATTCGTCGCGGTGGCGGACCCGTCCGACGCCGCCCTGGCCGCCATGCGCGACATCGCGCCGGGGATCGGTTGTTTCAAAACGCCGGAAGAACTCTTTGCGTCCGAACAGCTCGATGTGGTGCATATCATTACCCCTCCCGCTTCCCATGCTCCGCTTGCCAGGATGGCGCTGAAGGCCGGGTGCCACATCTATGTCGAGAAACCCTTTACCGAGTCGGTGGAGGATGCGCAACAGATCCTGGAGACGGCGAAGGCGAAGGGACTTCGGGTGTGCGCCGGCCACCAGCTGCTCTATGAGCCACCCACCAGACTGTTGACTCAGTACCTGCCTGCGATCGGCCGCGTCGTACATGTGGAAAGCTATTTCTCGTTTCGAACCGTCCGCCATGCGCCGGGCGGCCGCAAGGTGCTCCGCGCGGACCATCAGCTGCTCGACATTCTGCCTCATCCGGTCTATCTGCTGCTTCAGGTGTTGGAACAGGCCGGCGAAGGGCATACCGAGCTGCTGTCTCTGGAGGTCAGTCAGGCGGGGACGGTCCATGCGCTCGTGCGACGCGGCGGCGTGACCGGGACCTTGATCGTGACGCTGGAGGGCCGTCCCGTCGAGAGTTATCTGCGGGTGATTGGGCGAAACGGATCGTTGTTTGCCGACTATGTCCGGAGTACCACGCAACGCGCCATCGGGCCGGGCTCGTCCGGCATCGACAAGTTGTTTGCGCCCTATCGGCAGGCCTGGCAGTTGCTCGTCGGCACGACCTCGGCCATGGCGAACCGTTTTCTGAAGCGCCAACGCAGTTATCCAGGACTGGCCGAACTCTTTTCCGCCTTCTACGAGTCGGCGCGCAGCGGTGGGCCGTCGCCGCTATCACCTGAGAGTTTGCTGGAGACCGTGCGCATCTGTGAGCGGGTGGCGCAGGCCCTCAAAGTCGGGGAGGCCAAGGCGTTGGCGGCAGCTGCACCGAGGCCGGTCGACAGCCGGGGTGTGTTGGTGACCGGTGGAACAGGATTTTTGGGAAAGGAAATCGTGCGGGCGTTGCTCTCGCGCGGTCGTCCGGTCCGTGTGGTGGCGCGGCGTGACCCGTCTCCATGGGAGCGGGTTGCCGGCGCGGAATATGTGGTGGCCGATGTCGCAACGGGAGTCGCGACGCATTTCTTCAAGGGAGTGGACACGGTCATTCATGCGGCAGCGGAAACCGCCGGTGGCTGGCCGGAGCATCAGCGCAATTCATTGGATGCCACGGAGCACATGGTTCGAGGGGCGGCGGCGGCAGGCATTGCGCACTTCGTCCATGTCAGCAGTCTGGCGGTGTTGGCCCAGGGAACCGGTCGCCCGATCGGTGACGACCACCCGTTGGAGCCGGACAGCAAGGGGTCCGGGCCCTATGTGTGGGGGAAGCTTGAGTCCGAGCGGCTCGCAGTTCAACTGGGGAAGGAACTCGGTCTGTCCGTGAAGGTCGTGCGTCCCGGCGCATTGGTGGACTATCGCGATTTCGACCCGCCCGGCCGTCTCGGAAAGCGATTGGGGAACATCTTCGTGGCCGTCGGCTCAGCGAGCGATCGTCTCGGAGTCGTGGATGTGGGGTTCTCCGGTCGGTTCCTCGCCTGGATGACGGACGCCTGGGACGCGGTGCCGAGTCCCTTGAATCTGCTCGATCCGGTCTCGCCCACGAAGCGGGAACTGCTGGATCGTCTCCGCCTGGCCAATCCCGACCTCACCGTGATCTGGCTCCCGACCGTGGTGCTCGTGCCGCTTTCGTGGCTGGCGACGCTGGCGCAAAAGGTCCTGCGCCCCGGCAAGCCGGCCATCGATGTGGCCAAGGTCTTCAGCGTGTTGCCCTATGACACCTTCAGGATCGCCCAGCTTGCCTCTCAGGTCGATCAGCCTGCTGACAGGCGATAA
- a CDS encoding Two-component transcriptional response regulator, LuxR family, whose translation MEPASILIVEDEPVVAKDIQLSLQRLGYRVPVTATSGEDAIRKADDTHPDLILMDIVLKGKMDGVETARQIQRKQDVPVIYLTAYADDHTLERAKVTSPAGYILKPYQANELRTTIELALHRARHDRHMRESLRWIATTVRCIGDGIVTTDCGGRVTYLNPAAETFTGWRQEEATGMTVTALMGLQTEGPIRQVENPAMQAMANLCLVTIDEAILVSKQGGRRVIRCTVAPVVDDGGAVLGSVLVFHETPPGGPGLRRAGGPGEALQEVEEWLGRPQGIINLCSWCKRVPDQSGEWYDLATFIAERSAIQFNGGLCPECMDRCFPHDGKQGL comes from the coding sequence ATGGAACCAGCCAGCATCTTGATCGTGGAAGATGAGCCGGTCGTCGCGAAAGACATTCAACTCAGCCTGCAGCGGCTGGGCTATCGGGTTCCGGTCACCGCCACGTCCGGCGAAGACGCGATCCGCAAGGCCGACGACACGCATCCCGACCTGATTCTGATGGACATCGTATTGAAGGGAAAAATGGACGGAGTCGAAACTGCCCGCCAGATCCAGCGGAAACAGGATGTGCCCGTCATCTACCTGACGGCCTATGCCGACGACCACACGCTGGAACGGGCGAAGGTCACCTCGCCGGCCGGCTATATACTCAAGCCCTATCAAGCGAATGAATTGCGGACCACGATCGAACTGGCGTTGCATCGAGCCCGGCATGACCGCCATATGCGGGAGAGTCTGCGATGGATCGCCACCACGGTCCGCTGCATCGGCGACGGCATCGTGACGACCGACTGCGGGGGGCGGGTGACCTACCTGAACCCGGCCGCCGAAACCTTCACGGGCTGGAGGCAGGAGGAAGCGACGGGCATGACCGTGACGGCCTTGATGGGCCTCCAAACGGAAGGGCCGATCCGGCAGGTCGAGAACCCGGCCATGCAGGCGATGGCGAACCTGTGCCTCGTGACGATCGACGAGGCGATCCTCGTCTCAAAACAGGGTGGTCGCCGCGTCATTCGCTGCACGGTGGCGCCGGTGGTCGACGACGGCGGCGCGGTGTTGGGTTCCGTCCTCGTCTTCCACGAGACCCCACCCGGCGGGCCTGGGCTCCGTCGGGCCGGAGGGCCCGGCGAAGCGTTACAAGAGGTGGAGGAATGGCTCGGACGTCCGCAGGGAATCATCAATCTCTGTTCCTGGTGCAAGCGCGTTCCGGACCAATCCGGCGAGTGGTATGATCTGGCCACGTTCATCGCGGAGCGTTCGGCGATCCAGTTCAACGGCGGTCTTTGCCCGGAATGTATGGACCGCTGTTTCCCCCACGACGGTAAGCAAGGACTGTGA